TGATATACAGCCGTCCTACGGCGACAAGGTTGCCCTCTTCATCCATCACCATCTGGTGATGCGCCATGGCGTCCCAGGCGTCGCGTTCCGACCCTTTCGGCTGATGTAATGGCTTACGCAGCATCTCCCAGCGGAACTGGTAGTAAAGCGCTAACTCTTCTTCTGTTTGCGGTACTCGAAGGTGATACATAGCTGTACTCTCTCTGGTTACCCGCGGCCATACCGTCAGCTCACTCATATCTGGAGCCAGAAAGTGACAGGGCCATCATTGACCAGCGAAACCTGCATATCTGCAGCGAATCGTCCGGTCTGTGTATGCATCTCTTGCTGGCGGCAACGCCCGACAAAATAGTCATAAAGCGCTTCTGCCCGATCCGGCGCAGCCCCTTTAGAGAAGCCCGGGCGCATGCCGCGCTCGGTATCGGCTGCCAGCGTAAACTGTGACACCACCAGCACGCTGCCACCCGCCTGCTGGACGTTAAGGTTCATTTTGCCATCCGCATCGCTGAAGATGCGGTAACCCAACACGCGCTCGCACAGGCGGTTGGCTTTTTGCTCGTCGTCATCCCTTTCGACACCCAACAGGACTAAAAGTCCCGGACCAATTTCGCCCGTCACGTCCCCCTCCACGGTGACGCTGGCACGGGTTACGCGCTGAATCAATGCAATCATGGTTGGTCTGCTTCTCGTTGTTTTTCGGCTTCTGCTGCTTTTTTTAGCTCGCGGTATACCCCGAGAGTGACAGTAATTTCCGCGCCAAGCAAGACGATACACCAGGTCCAGTATACCCAGACGAATAAAATGGGGATCACCGCCAGCACGCCATAAATCAGCTGATAGGAGGGGAACATGGTGATGTAAAGCGCGAACCCTTTCTTGCCCAGTTCAAACAGCAGAGCGGCAACCAGCGCCCCTGTCATCGCATCCCGGTTAGGCACGCGCGTCGTCGGAACAATGCTGTAAAGCAGCCAGAAAGAGAGCCACGAGAGGAGAAGCGGGAAGATACGCAGCACATCGTCAATCACGCTGTTGAGTTCGCTGGCCCAGCGTAACGAGAGCAGATAGGAGCTGATCGCCAGGCTGGCCCCGGCCAGCAGCGGCCCCAGGGTCAGGATCATCCAGTAAACCGCAAACGAATACACTTTCGGACGCGCGCGGGTGCTGCGCCAGATAGTATTCAGCGCACTGTCAATGGCATACATCAGCAGCAGCGCGGTGACGATAAGCCCGCAGGCACCTACCGCCGTCATCTTGCTGGAGTTAGCAACAAACTGCTCAATGTAATTCTGGATGACATCACCGGTTGCCGGCATGAAATTAGCAAACACAAAATGCCGCAGCTGCAGGCTGACATCAGAAAACATCGGAAAGGCGGCAAAAAGGGCAAAGATGACAGCCACCAGCGGCACAAGGGAGAGCAGCGACACGTAGGCAAGATTGCCTGCCAGCGTCGTCATGTTGTCCTCGTCGATGCGGTGCCAGAGAAGTTTTAGCCACGCACGAAACGGCCTGGTGTGGTGGCTTGCTTTTTGATGAACGTTTTTTAGCATAACTGCTTCGCAAAGTAGTCGGGTATCGTCTGTTTTCCGGTCACCAGAATTGACGTGATACCCAACTGGTTAGCTCCCTCTATATTATCGACGTTATCGTCAAAAAAGACGGCATCCCCGGCAGAGAATCCTTCAGCCTGTAGAACGGCCTGGTAGATGCGCGCTTCCGGCTTACGCATTCCCATCTCCTGGGAGAGATAGATCTTGTCCGCTGCTGCCTTCACTTCTGGATACTCTTCCGGCCAGAAGGTAGTGTGCAGACGATTGGTATTGGAGAGCACCACCACCCGATGCCCCTGCTCGCGCAGTTTGTGCATGATGGCAATCACGTCAGGGCGGATACCGACAAAGATAGCCTGCCAGCCGTGGGAAAATTGTTCGTAACTGAGCGAAAGCTCCATCTCCTGACAGAGCTTTTCGGCAAAGACTTCATCGGATATCTCCCCGCGCTCATGCTGATGGAAAGCCTCGCCCATGGTAAAACTTTGCTTTAGCGTG
This DNA window, taken from Leclercia adecarboxylata, encodes the following:
- the dtd gene encoding D-aminoacyl-tRNA deacylase, with the translated sequence MIALIQRVTRASVTVEGDVTGEIGPGLLVLLGVERDDDEQKANRLCERVLGYRIFSDADGKMNLNVQQAGGSVLVVSQFTLAADTERGMRPGFSKGAAPDRAEALYDYFVGRCRQQEMHTQTGRFAADMQVSLVNDGPVTFWLQI
- the yihX gene encoding glucose-1-phosphatase; protein product: MLYIFDLGNVIVDIDFNRVLGAWSNFSRVPLATLKQSFTMGEAFHQHERGEISDEVFAEKLCQEMELSLSYEQFSHGWQAIFVGIRPDVIAIMHKLREQGHRVVVLSNTNRLHTTFWPEEYPEVKAAADKIYLSQEMGMRKPEARIYQAVLQAEGFSAGDAVFFDDNVDNIEGANQLGITSILVTGKQTIPDYFAKQLC
- a CDS encoding virulence factor BrkB family protein; its protein translation is MLKNVHQKASHHTRPFRAWLKLLWHRIDEDNMTTLAGNLAYVSLLSLVPLVAVIFALFAAFPMFSDVSLQLRHFVFANFMPATGDVIQNYIEQFVANSSKMTAVGACGLIVTALLLMYAIDSALNTIWRSTRARPKVYSFAVYWMILTLGPLLAGASLAISSYLLSLRWASELNSVIDDVLRIFPLLLSWLSFWLLYSIVPTTRVPNRDAMTGALVAALLFELGKKGFALYITMFPSYQLIYGVLAVIPILFVWVYWTWCIVLLGAEITVTLGVYRELKKAAEAEKQREADQP